In a single window of the Fusarium falciforme chromosome 3, complete sequence genome:
- a CDS encoding Histone acetyltransferase, whose product MTSAQVMEEELQQSVMVSDEDAEYETAGDIPTMNAMTSDALDANMGAGGATGNMDDAELSDRDASGEELDIDAEGEEDNDFLLDQQISANNTHEITQAETHQDEEEEEEEEEDVDAEGEEYDEDEGVGDVKIQPGEEHDEDASDSERSESPSALDEESDEDAPWEDAGEADEDEDDDEEAGPSNNCTFCKQGEDEDPSEEFEVYLACAGCGVNAHQQCARDAAAMNEDNTPENWKCPECYHRDSDVEEHDEDMDDQSVNHDMGLPSQQSDVPDHSGEVRFEPDADDEPLTSQIDDEALPEEPVDETRTLRKRKSSSLEDDDNVISLRKRRRNQSNEPTSSHEGTTRNGSAEPSRHNPSRTLRLKVTRPPPVTMEKRTRTSLVLKIQVRPGNLKEILSRKKRDRRPPGSAARPSSHRPAATPRANPIPTPIIALPTPFTSDNYSQPFYSFFDRETDEMKGKPYGGILTEAEADTSKTLPAPEDRRKFDDANKKAEDEWRARVLAMQADADMPVRKHKKSSENASQIECIEFGGWEIDTWYAAPYPAEYSRNRVLYICEFCLKYMNSDYVAWRHKLKCPAKHPPGDEIYRHKSVSVFEVDGRKNPVYCQNLCLLAKLFLGSKTLYYDVEPFLFYVLCEYNDTGYHFVGYFSKEKRASSQNNVSCILTLPIHQRKGYGNLLIDFSYLLTKVEEKTGSPEKPLSDMGLVSYRNYWRLILCRYFLKVMETGNHKSEGLSIKRISDDTGMTPDDVISALEGLRALVRDPQTKLYAFRVDVDYCRQYVDKWEAKGYVQLKPEALVWTPYVMGRSNAVNFELGPPINTIAPREDDEAKVDEGVDTVGTESQPTTNGEGKSVPDADTNGEHPLVNGEAASTPVQSIEEVDPDQEKQPGSPKDIEMGETVEDGPPAWVLPYKDIPLSRFEVFPAVPGGRRDRSRQSASRPSAPRTVSSASRPKRNGKSHRPSSSSRPKSASKRKTGGTGRGPGRWPKGTKKSDYGNADSGPGLPPGWLEKQTKLLPITEGNDAEQEATGEEPAEDSVVVSTKTNGAPAKGDAVEPNGAEAATDGEHHEDEEGDVDAEGEDV is encoded by the exons ATGACAAGCGCGCAAGTGATGGAGGAAGAGCTTCAACAAAGTGTAATGGTTTCCGACGAAGACGCCGAATACGAGACAGCGGGTGATATCCCGACGATGAATGCGATGACGTCCGACGCACTTGATGCCAATATGGGCGCTGGAGGCGCTACCGGAAACATGGACGATGCTGAGTTGAGCGATCGCGACGCTTCTGGCGAGGAACTCGACATCGATGCCGAGGGCGAAGAGGACAACGACTTTCTCCTGGATCAACAAATATCTGCCAATAACACCCACGAAATAACACAAGCGGAAACCCACcaagacgaagaggaggaggaggaggaggaagaggatgtagatgcggagggagaagaatacgacgaagacgagggaGTGGGCGACGTCAAGATCCAGCCGGGTGAAgagcatgatgaagatgcgAGCGACAGTGAAAGATCAGAGTCACCGAGTGCGCTCGATGAAGAGTCCGACGAGGATGCTCCGTGGGAAGATGCTGGGGAAGctgacgaagatgaggacgatgacgaggaagcgGGACCATCTAACAACTGCACGTTCTGCAAGCAGGGCGAAGATGAAGACCCAAGCGAGGAGTTTGAAGTATACCTGGCATGCGCAGGTTGTGGCGTAAATG CACATCAGCAATGCGCCCGCGACGCTGCAGCAATGAATGAGGATAACA CCCCCGAGAATTGGAAGTGCCCCGAATGCTATCATAGGGATTCCGACGTTGAAGAGCACGATGAAGATATGGACGATCAAAGTGTCAATCACGACATGGGGCTCCCCTCCCAACAATCCGATGTTCCAGATCATTCTGGAGAAGTACGGTTTGAACCAGACGCAGATGACGAGCCCCTGACTTCTCAAATCGATGATGAAGCTCTACCGGAGGAGCCTGTGGACGAGACTCGCACATTGAGAAAACGAAAGTCATCGTCACTCGAAGATGACGATAATGTCATATCGTTAAGAAAGCGACGACGTAATCAGTCGAACGAACCAACGTCTTCACATGAAGGTACAACGCGCAATGGAAGCGCCGAGCCAAGTCGACACAACCCTTCTCGCACGCTTCGTCTCAAAGTCACGCGGCCCCCTCCCGTCACTATGGAGAAACGTACACGCACATCACTTGTCCTGAAGATCCAGGTCAGACCCGGAAACCTTAAGGAAATACTTTCTCGCAAAAAGCGCGACAGGCGACCGCCCGGCAGTGCTGCCAGACCTTCGTCGCACCGACCAGCAGCCACGCCCAGAGCTAATCCTATCCCTACCCCGATAATCGCCCTCCCAACACCTTTCACATCAGACAACTACTCACAACCATTTTATTCCTTCTTTGACCGGGAGACGGACGAGATGAAGGGCAAGCCATACGGCGGAATCCTAACCGAGGCGGAAGCCGACACCTCCAAGACTCTTCCAGCACCTGAAGATCGTCGGAAGTTTGACGACGCCAACAAAAAGGCCGAGGATGAATGGAGAGCACGGGTCCTCGCCATGCAGGCAGATGCTGACATGCCAGTTCGAAAGCACAAGAAGTCGAGCGAGAATGCCAGCCAGATCGAATGCATCGAGTTTGGCGGCTGGGAGATTGACACGTGGTATGCTGCGCCGTATCCAGCTGAATACAGTCGGAACCGTGTGCTCTACATCTGCGAGTTCTGTCTCAAGTACATGAACTCGGACTACGTCGCCTGGAGGCACAAGCTCAAGTGTCCAGCTAAGCACCCGCCAGGAGATGAGATCTACCGTCACAAGTCGGTGTCTGTCTTTGAGGTCGACGGCCGCAAGAACCCTGTGTACTGCCAGAACCTGTGCCTTCTTGCCAAGCTCTTCCTGGGCTCGAAAACGTTGTACTATGACGTTGAGCCCTTTCTCTTCTACGTTCTATGCGAATACAACGACACCGGGTATCACTTTGTGGGATACTTTtcgaaagagaagagagccaGCAGCCAGAATAATGTCTCGTGTATCTTGACATTACCAATACATCAGCGCAAAGGCTACGGCAACCTCCTCATTGACTTTTCATACTTACTTACCAAGGTCGAGGAAAAGACGGGCTCTCCTGAGAAGCCTCTATCTGATATGGGCTTGGTGTCGTACAGAAACTACTGGCGTTTAATTCTCTGCCGCTATTTCTTGAAAGTCATGGAAACCGGCAACCACAAGAGCGAGGGACTCAGTATCAAGCGGATATCCGACGACACGGGCATGACCCCAGACGATGTCATCTCCGCCTTGGAAGGCCTCAGGGCTCTAGTCAGAGATCCACAGACGAAGCTGTATGCGTTCAGAGTGGATGTGGACTACTGTCGACAATACGTCGACAAGTGGGAGGCAAAGGGTTACGTACAACTGAAGCCAGAAGCTCTCGTCTGGACGCCGTACGTCATGGGTCGCAGCAATGCGGTCAATTTCGAGCTCGGCCcacccatcaacaccatcgcgCCGAGAGAGGACGATGAAGCCAAGGTTGATGAAGGAGTCGACACGGTTGGCACCGAGAGCCAACCAACTACAAATGGAGAGGGCAAGAGTGTACCCGATGCAGATACAAATGGGGAGCACCCTCTGGTGAACGGCGAAGCTGCATCAACCCCAGTTCAGTCCATTGAAGAGGTTGATCCAGATCAGGAGAAGCAGCCTGGATCACCAAAGGACATTGAGATGGGAGAGACAGTAGAAGATGGGCCACCAGCTTGGGTTTTGCCATACAAAGATATTCCTCTCAGCCGGTTTGAGGTCTTCCCCGCTGTCCCTGGTGGTCGGCGAGATCGTTCGCGGCAGAGCGCCAGCCGGCCATCAGCACCTCGAACTGTCAGCAGCGCTTCAAGGCCCAAACGCAACGGTAAGAGCCACCGACCTTCGTCATCCTCTCGGCCCAAGAGCGCCTCAAAACGAAAAACTGGTGGGACGGGCCGTGGACCCGGCCGCTGGCCAAAGGGGACCAAGAAATCAGACTACGGAAACGCTGATAGTGGTCCTGGTCTACCGCCTGGGTGGTTGGAGAAGCAAACCAAGCTGCTACCCATCACGGAAGGCAACGATGCAGAGCAGGAGGCGACGGGAGAAGAGCCAGCGGAGGACTCGGTCGTGGTCTCTACCAAGACAAACGGTGCTCCGGCCAAGGGAGACGCTGTTGAGCCCAACGGCGCTGAAGCAGCGACGGATGGTGAACAccacgaggacgaggagggtgaCGTCGACGCCGAAGGAGAAGATGTTTGA
- a CDS encoding ENTH domain-containing protein gives MSKVMRSVKNVTKGYSSAQVKVREATSNDPWGPTGTQMSEIAQMTYNTSTEFYEIMDMIDKRLNDKGKNWRHVLKALKVLDYCLHEGSELVVTWARQSIYIIKTLREFQYVDEEGRDVGQNVRVAAKELTALILDEDRLRAERSDRRSWKSRVTGLEEFAPQHAEPAAAHGNRRQRERRVANDEEDTEYRLAIEASKYQEEEDRKKRESRQHGVDDDDDLQKAIKLSQEEEERRRKELEESNAHSLFDDDPVPQQQTSQPQYTGFNQGYQQGNPVDFFANPIDQNQPQNTGYMANAYTGFPQQGQPTGFQSNLNTGFGQPMNMDPYGQQQAQQQQQQQQLAFQQPQPTGFNPYLQQQPQLPQQSLSSPASPEPTLQPGSNNPWATHNNQAQALQPTPTGSNNPFAQFNRPQSARPNPISSLGSLPEQKTLNTFSSQPQLQQQNSFPQAQPTFNAPQKEMNEHETRLNSLLATGDGMDTFGNTGNLRIPAQHTAPGTFVNSAGAGVARINAEATGNNPFLRQQFTGMPTVNYGAQMPAATGPAGLNGQTNNPFAAHPAPQQQQQNQDLIQF, from the exons ATGTCGAAGGTGATGCGAAGCGTCAAAAATGTGACCAAGGGTTACTCCAGCGCCCAGGTCAAGGTCAGAGAAG CGACCAGCAATGACCCCTGGGGTCCGACTGGCACCCAGATGAGCGAAATCGCTCAGATGACCTACAACAC TTCCACAGAGTTCTACGAGATCATGGACATGATCGATAAGCGTTTGAACGACAAGGGAAAGAACTGGCGACACGTCCTCAAAGCTCTCAAGGTTCTTGATTACTGTCTGCACGAGGGCTCAGAGCTTGTCGTCACTTGGGCTCGCCAGAGCATTTACATTATAAAGACCCTGCGAGAGTTTCAATACGTTGATGAAGAGGGTCGCGATGTTGGACAGAACG TCCGAGTTGCTGCAAAGGAGTTGACTGCTCTAATTTTGGACGAGGATAGACTACGAGCCGAGCGAAGCGATCGGAGATCCTGGAAGTCGCGCGTTACCGGACTAGAGGAGTTCGCCCCCCAGCACGCCGAGCCCGCCGCCGCACATGGGAACCGGCGCCAGCGCGAGAGGCGGGTGGCGAATGATGAGGAAGATACCGAGTACCGCTTGGCTATCGAGGCCAGCAAGtatcaagaggaggaagaccgGAAAAAGCGAGAGAGCCGACAGCATggggtggatgatgatgatgacctgCAGAAGGCGATCAAGCTtagccaggaggaggaggagaggaggcgCAAGGAGTTGGAAGAGAGCAATGCCCACTCTCTCTTCGATGATGATCCTGTTCCACAGCAGCAAACCAGCCAGCCACAGTACACTGGCTTCAACCAAGGATACCAGCAAGGAAACCCCGTCGACTTCTTCGCAAACCCCATCGATCAGAACCAACCCCAGAACACTGGCTACATGGCCAATGCCTATACCGGGTTCCCGCAGCAGGGACAGCCCACTGGCTTCCAGTCGAACCTCAACACCGGCTTCGGCCAGCCCATGAACATGGATCCTTATGGCCAGCAACAGgcccagcaacagcaacagcaacagcagctgGCCttccagcagcctcagcccacTGGCTTCAACCCCTACCTGCAACAGCAACCACAGCTGCCGCAACAGTCACTATCGTCACCAGCTTCCCCTGAGCCCACTCTTCAGCCCGGCAGCAACAATCCCTGGGCAACTCATAACAACCAGGCTCAAGCGCTGCAGCCCACTCCAACTGGATCCAACAACCCGTTTGCCCAGTTCAACCGTCCACAATCTGCCCGACCTAACCCCATTTCTTCCCTGGGCTCTCTCCCTGAGCAGAAGACCCTCAATACCTTTAGCAGCCAACCCCAGCTGCAACAGCAGAACAGCTTCCCCCAGGCACAACCGACATTCAACGCTCCTCAGAAGGAGATGAACGAGCACGAGACCCGACTCAACTCGCTGCTCGCTACTGGTGACGGTATGGACACCTTTGGCAACACAGGTAACCTCCGTATCCCCGCCCAGCACACAGCCCCCGGCACATTTGTCAACAGCGCTGGTGCGGGTGTGGCCCGAATCAACGCCGAGGCAACAGGAAACAACCCATTCCTTCGACAGCAGTTCACAGGCATGCCCACCGTCAACTACGGCGCCCAGATGCCTGCGGCTACTGGACCTGCGGGCTTGAACGGCCAGACCAACAACCCTTTCGCTGCCCACCCAGCAccgcaacaacagcagcagaacCAAGACCTGATCCAATTCTAA
- a CDS encoding Cupin-2 domain-containing protein — MSAQSATTRVVRTTHAEDGTSVFSSDTHITPYAPFGPQASVFNIFDTRQYIPANNTDAIPSFADTLPRCPPKGAIFCMTQIQPGGSAPMHRTQSLDYLVVMSGEIVLVLDGGEEKTVREGELIVQQGVNHQWINRGDVPCKIVCVMVGAEKVALKDGTTFEETVFK; from the coding sequence ATGAGTGCTCAATCCGCAACCACTCGTGTCGTACGAACTACCCATGCGGAAGATGGTACCTCTGTCTTTTCCTCCGACACTCACATCACGCCCTACGCACCCTTTGGCCCCCAAGCCAGTGTCTTCAACATCTTTGACACACGTCAATACATCCCAGCCAACAACACTGACGCAATCCCTTCCTTTGCCGACACTCTTCCGCGGTGCCCACCAAAAGGTGCCATATTTTGCATGACGCAGATCCAGCCCGGCGGTAGCGCGCCCATGCACCGCACCCAGAGCCTCGACTACCTCGTCGTCATGTCAGGCGAAATCGTGCTGGTGCTCGACGGCGGAGAGGAGAAGACTGTGAGAGAGGGAGAACTTATTGTTCAGCAGGGTGTGAACCATCAGTGGATTAACCGTGGGGATGTGCCTTGCAAGATTGTCTGTGTCATGGTGGGTGCGGAAAAGGTCGCGTTGAAAGACGGAACAACTTTCGAGGAGACTGTATTTAAATGA